Proteins encoded within one genomic window of Alosa alosa isolate M-15738 ecotype Scorff River chromosome 24, AALO_Geno_1.1, whole genome shotgun sequence:
- the zgc:194930 gene encoding uncharacterized protein zgc:194930: MGCNCCRMIKSYIYDPSVPVDVHGRKRDLPGSSLYVPHLQEPEDSDRLQKKQGFYNLGYSNSGGVGSGPNPGADGNTKLDIENNHINRLHGNSPPAGNANPEWTGVGKGGGGGGRGGGTDPDILGTPQHKEQPTLRYAPPLPSVPPIYQLPSSGGPTRPWDRELLSGNAVMRIEPYILQDRLDGVECCVDGRKDPDDDDDERESGVGSTPEYLGDTGDEASVLSGDINTSSTSLSSADTRPGTGDDRRGQREVDGREDRDDCQSVTDSMVAEALAALEAATAGEDCD; the protein is encoded by the exons ATGGGTTGCAATTGCTGTCGGATGATCAAAAG ctacaTCTATGACCCCTCGGTGCCAGTGGACGTTCATGGGCGTAAGAGGGACCTGCCGGGCAGCTCGCTGTACGTTCCCCACCTGCAGGAGCCCGAGGACAGCGACAGGCTCCAGAAGAAGCAGGGCTTCTACAACCTGGGCTACAGCAACAGCGGCGGCGTCGGCTCCGGCCCCAACCCGGGCGCCGACGGAAACACCAAGCTCGACATCGAGAACAACCACATCAACCGCCTCCACGGAAACAGCCCTCCTGCCGGCAACGCCAACCCGGAATGGACGGGCGTcggaaagggaggaggaggaggaggcagaggaggtggAACGGACCCTGACATACTAGGAACTCCACAACACAAGGAGCAGCCCACCCTGAGATATGCCCCTCCGCTCCCAAGTGTGCCCCCCATCTACCAGCTCCCCTCCTCCGGCGGCCCCACGCGGCCCTGGGACAGAGAGCTCCTGAGTGGCAACGCGGTGATGCGCATTGAGCCCTACATCCTCCAGGACAGGCTGGACGGGGTGGAGTGCTGCGTGGACGGCCGCAAAGACCctgacgacgacgacgacgagaGGGAGAGTGGCGTGGGCAGCACCCCCGAGTACCTGGGGGACACGGGGGACGAGGCCAGTGTCCTCTCCGGGGACATCAACACCAGCTCCACCAGCCTGTCCTCGGCAGACACTAGGCCGGGGACGGGGGACGAcaggaggggacagagagaggtggacGGACGGGAGGACAGGGACGACTGCCAGAGCGTCACGGACTCCATGGTGGCCGAGGCTCTGGCCGCACTAGAGGCGGCCACTGCAGGCGAGGACTGTGACTGA